From Candidatus Zixiibacteriota bacterium, a single genomic window includes:
- a CDS encoding serine/threonine-protein kinase, producing MSAASIPIGPYRGVAVGHGGFAGVYQVADVSGRPRALKWADASADPALTTALEREYEILSQLVFPQLPRAWDFGVAEGRPYMVNDWIGGPLLWDRFTSPTADDFVHVLREMSTVLLFLHRRGWVHGDLKPDNFRWRPPQPSHVASEISDTLCLLDFGLARPVGDPGRPRGAGTVGYCAPEFLKCEPADGRADWYAVGAILYEWTYGRRPFASSETAMEVAGHLETAPEFSLPQVKPAPEWAQTVLARLLAKNPNERGRDDLDLLRWLAEYDPALELEALLNSQLPWHLRSEECRWDDQERQFVEQLVDEAEARHQIHWAVWGCGDTAPRLPRQLAFALSRRGWSVRCVPGADAADSSADAVPVEATIDDCGVTRRVECHWSPVPQPDVTDPPASDTTRAVDFLPWDVQRVREFLTRLTGDEDFAARTAATVAGATGGIPTAVSALIRCLIAQGDLRLSQGDWNLNESGVISWAATDDAAALFRSVTGDLTDAEARLIDWLALGRSCGHLTILNDLWDRPGDDLLSVVDRLALRGLIICQNLAPEEPCFDVRLRFPGWDVVRRAGMSAGERARDSLALAEAIEARRLRPDLLRESVLADCCADGGDWSNAARHALAAAVLEIDDDQRDAARRHIVAAELAAQRIDEPSLRTHWQGRARMVQGDLEKASGHLDVAHRLYREILVLGRKNGDLRLLAETLKDLGDLYRITRRFEKGVRALRRARRLWEEVGDRLELARTLTNIGNMYWVAADMASAQQYYQEALAIQRQEPGGETFAAVILTNLGAVNLVQYAYTEAEAHFREAFSIHQRLNDPVEMARSLNNLGALFFMQGWLEDAASLFEAAAEHNRGADAKSEELFNRRNLIEVALERGDLRHAVTLGVAVLERADDLGDIATGAEVAALLAEAHLRAGDFRTAQTYVARGEQALESIKNDDLRIGLALVAASRRHRLGDQRGALAVLDAVVPRGTSLANGHLHVDCLILRLSAAVAMRDESAGALWQEGRAAAERVGAPHKAAHLAFARLAEHSTGGVDDAARRHVEEFLDRSPRWHWAAAFQVWRAQWQARQGDAHAALSTVSRAIAQLRRDGNWDTLWRALVVQGHLLHDQADYEPALRSLNEAARILKAITQTIDSTGDHAQYEGQPLACMLSETARRIRELVAC from the coding sequence ATGTCTGCGGCTTCCATCCCGATCGGACCCTATCGTGGCGTCGCCGTTGGTCACGGCGGCTTCGCCGGCGTCTATCAGGTCGCCGATGTCTCGGGCCGGCCGCGAGCCCTGAAGTGGGCGGATGCGTCGGCGGATCCGGCCTTGACGACGGCGCTGGAGCGCGAATACGAGATCCTGTCGCAATTGGTGTTCCCCCAGTTACCGCGGGCATGGGATTTCGGTGTCGCCGAGGGCCGTCCGTACATGGTGAATGATTGGATCGGGGGTCCGTTGCTGTGGGACCGCTTCACGTCCCCGACCGCCGATGATTTCGTGCATGTCCTCCGGGAGATGTCCACCGTTCTCCTCTTCCTACATCGGCGCGGGTGGGTGCACGGGGATCTGAAGCCCGACAATTTCCGTTGGCGCCCGCCACAGCCATCCCACGTCGCTTCGGAGATTTCGGATACGCTCTGCCTGCTGGATTTTGGTCTGGCCCGTCCAGTGGGTGATCCGGGTCGGCCCCGCGGGGCGGGCACGGTCGGCTACTGTGCCCCGGAGTTCCTGAAATGTGAACCGGCCGATGGACGCGCCGACTGGTACGCCGTCGGCGCCATTCTCTATGAATGGACCTATGGTCGCCGTCCCTTCGCCTCCTCGGAAACGGCTATGGAGGTAGCCGGGCACCTCGAGACGGCACCGGAGTTCAGTTTGCCACAGGTCAAACCGGCGCCGGAGTGGGCACAGACCGTTTTGGCGCGTCTGTTGGCCAAGAATCCCAACGAGCGGGGCCGCGACGACCTCGATCTCCTCCGGTGGCTGGCCGAGTATGACCCCGCACTGGAGCTCGAAGCCCTTCTTAATTCGCAACTACCCTGGCATCTGCGCAGCGAAGAATGCCGCTGGGACGACCAAGAACGGCAGTTCGTGGAGCAATTGGTCGATGAAGCGGAAGCACGCCATCAGATACACTGGGCGGTTTGGGGGTGTGGTGACACCGCACCGCGATTGCCCCGCCAACTGGCCTTTGCCCTGAGCCGGAGAGGGTGGTCTGTCCGCTGCGTCCCCGGGGCCGATGCCGCGGACTCGTCCGCTGATGCCGTCCCGGTCGAGGCGACCATCGATGATTGCGGCGTGACGCGTCGCGTCGAATGCCACTGGTCGCCTGTCCCACAACCTGACGTCACGGACCCACCGGCTTCGGACACCACGCGGGCTGTCGACTTCCTGCCGTGGGACGTGCAACGTGTTCGCGAGTTCCTAACGCGGTTGACCGGCGATGAGGACTTCGCGGCCCGGACAGCGGCGACCGTGGCTGGCGCAACAGGCGGGATCCCTACGGCAGTGTCGGCGCTCATCCGCTGCCTGATTGCGCAAGGGGACTTGCGTCTGTCTCAGGGTGATTGGAATCTCAATGAGAGCGGTGTGATCAGTTGGGCGGCGACAGACGATGCCGCGGCGCTGTTCCGCTCCGTGACCGGTGATCTGACGGATGCCGAAGCCCGCCTCATCGATTGGCTGGCGTTGGGACGGTCGTGCGGTCACCTTACCATCTTGAACGATCTTTGGGATAGACCCGGAGATGATCTGCTGTCGGTCGTCGATCGTCTCGCTCTGCGGGGCTTGATCATCTGCCAGAATCTGGCCCCAGAGGAGCCCTGCTTCGATGTCCGCCTGCGCTTTCCCGGGTGGGATGTGGTCCGGCGGGCCGGGATGTCCGCCGGCGAACGTGCACGGGATTCTCTGGCGCTGGCCGAGGCCATCGAGGCGCGCCGACTGCGTCCCGATCTGCTGCGCGAGAGTGTGCTGGCCGATTGCTGCGCCGACGGCGGCGATTGGTCGAATGCGGCCCGGCACGCGCTCGCGGCGGCCGTCTTGGAGATCGACGACGACCAGCGCGATGCCGCACGCCGTCACATCGTCGCGGCGGAATTGGCGGCCCAGCGCATCGACGAACCCTCGCTGCGGACCCACTGGCAGGGGCGGGCCCGGATGGTGCAGGGGGATCTGGAGAAGGCCTCCGGCCACCTTGACGTTGCCCATCGCCTCTATCGCGAGATCCTCGTGTTGGGGCGCAAGAATGGTGATCTGCGCCTTCTGGCCGAGACGCTGAAGGACCTCGGCGATCTCTATCGGATCACGCGCCGGTTCGAGAAGGGCGTGCGGGCGTTGAGGCGGGCACGACGGCTTTGGGAAGAGGTCGGCGACCGTCTGGAGCTTGCGCGAACGCTCACGAACATTGGGAACATGTACTGGGTTGCCGCCGATATGGCGTCGGCCCAGCAGTACTACCAGGAGGCGCTCGCCATCCAACGGCAGGAGCCGGGGGGCGAGACGTTTGCCGCGGTGATCCTGACCAACCTCGGCGCGGTCAATCTGGTCCAATATGCCTACACCGAGGCGGAGGCGCACTTCCGTGAGGCGTTCTCCATTCACCAGCGTCTGAACGATCCGGTGGAAATGGCGCGCTCGTTGAACAACCTCGGTGCCTTGTTCTTCATGCAGGGATGGCTGGAAGATGCGGCGTCGCTGTTTGAGGCGGCGGCCGAACACAACCGCGGCGCCGACGCCAAGAGCGAGGAGTTGTTCAATCGTCGAAACCTCATTGAAGTCGCTTTGGAGCGTGGGGACCTCCGCCATGCAGTGACCTTGGGAGTTGCCGTTTTGGAACGGGCCGACGACCTCGGCGATATCGCCACCGGAGCCGAGGTGGCCGCGTTGCTGGCGGAGGCCCATCTGCGTGCCGGTGACTTCCGCACCGCGCAGACATATGTCGCACGGGGAGAGCAGGCGCTGGAATCGATCAAGAATGACGATCTGCGGATCGGCTTGGCGTTGGTGGCAGCATCGCGACGGCACCGACTCGGCGACCAGCGGGGGGCTCTCGCGGTGCTTGATGCGGTGGTTCCGCGCGGGACGTCACTGGCGAACGGTCACCTCCACGTCGACTGCCTGATCTTGAGACTGAGCGCGGCGGTTGCGATGCGGGATGAGTCGGCGGGGGCGTTGTGGCAGGAGGGACGCGCGGCCGCCGAGCGAGTCGGCGCCCCTCACAAGGCCGCCCATTTGGCCTTCGCGCGCCTGGCAGAGCATTCCACTGGGGGGGTCGATGACGCAGCACGTCGCCACGTTGAGGAATTCCTGGATCGGTCGCCGCGTTGGCACTGGGCGGCCGCCTTTCAGGTCTGGCGGGCGCAGTGGCAGGCGCGGCAGGGCGATGCGCATGCTGCCCTGTCAACAGTCAGTCGCGCCATCGCGCAATTGCGTCGCGATGGGAACTGGGACACGCTCTGGCGTGCATTGGTGGTGCAGGGACATCTGTTGCATGACCAGGCCGACTATGAGCCGGCACTGCGGTCGCTGAATGAGGCGGCGCGTATTCTCAAGGCGATCACACAGACGATCGACTCGACCGGAGACCACGCGCAGTATGAGGGGCAGCCGCTGGCGTGTATGCTGTCTGAAACGGCCCGGCGCATTCGGGAACTGGTGGCGTGTTAG
- a CDS encoding efflux RND transporter periplasmic adaptor subunit has translation MTDTLPRLRSDLVVHVEGGSPQPVYIIKDPLTGRFFRLRAPEHYLLTRADGQISLAEAIRQTEERFNIQLGHEAAAAFFARMERLLFFEGPAIERVTGQLARTVRGRRRASVWTIPIAAFDPDRLLTRWLPVLRLMFRPLTVATALIVMAGATLTLTAQGTAWRLGSAGLWHFASIPMLLAAIGVIAYVHEFGHALTLKYYGGSVHEMGFLLLYFQPCVYSNISDSYLLPRRNWRLHVGLAGLFFQGLLTAVAILLWRLLEPATAASHFLQVLVTVSLALVLFNLNPLIKLDGYYLLVDWLRMPNLRARAFAHWRGILRRWIIGGADVASPAAPRARRIYFWYGLFAALYTTALVGVILYHATLLAYAHWGGAGVVILYALIGILAFTALAPSGSATSEDDRGAEVTTHPRRSRKPLFFWSTLVVIIVLSAIIRLERRVGSACEVEAVSRYTVTSPTGGTLEATLYVGGTSGNGRPTTRRERSVLQATTSEFSVVAYDLRVREGDSVHVGDTLVVMSSNRYRAQLATRIAEQNRTRAELNLLFSGPKKDAVLELRAQLAEAQAQLENRELELERGRRMYERNLISEAELQAKRADMEKAKAQKDAKNSALALLISEPKAEEIAVKEAEIAALDSQIDFLRAQIAASTLIAPIDGIVTRVERTGILVEVADLDPVRLQLWVDENDIADVRAGAPVALKVRPLPFTQFRGRVAEIAADADTIGSRRRFLVTTEISNLENILKPGMSGYAKIACGRRPILALLARRVIQFFRVEFWSWW, from the coding sequence ATGACCGACACCCTGCCCCGGCTGCGCTCCGATCTGGTTGTCCACGTCGAAGGTGGGAGCCCGCAGCCGGTCTACATCATCAAAGATCCGCTCACCGGACGCTTCTTTCGCCTGCGCGCCCCCGAGCACTACCTGCTGACACGCGCCGACGGCCAGATATCCCTGGCTGAGGCGATCCGCCAGACCGAAGAGCGATTTAACATCCAACTGGGCCACGAGGCCGCCGCCGCCTTCTTCGCACGGATGGAGCGTCTGCTCTTCTTCGAGGGGCCCGCCATCGAGCGCGTCACCGGACAACTGGCACGGACTGTACGGGGACGGCGCCGTGCTTCCGTCTGGACCATCCCCATCGCCGCCTTCGACCCCGATCGACTGCTGACTCGGTGGTTGCCCGTCCTGCGTCTGATGTTTCGGCCGCTCACCGTCGCGACGGCCCTCATCGTCATGGCAGGGGCCACGCTGACCCTCACGGCGCAAGGCACCGCCTGGCGGTTGGGGAGCGCCGGCCTGTGGCATTTTGCATCGATCCCGATGTTGCTGGCGGCCATCGGCGTGATCGCCTACGTGCACGAATTCGGACATGCACTGACGTTGAAGTACTATGGTGGTTCGGTGCACGAGATGGGTTTCCTGCTGCTCTACTTCCAACCGTGCGTCTACTCCAATATCAGTGACTCCTATCTTCTACCCCGACGCAACTGGCGCCTGCACGTCGGTCTTGCCGGTCTGTTCTTCCAGGGGCTTCTCACGGCGGTGGCGATCCTCCTCTGGCGCCTGCTCGAACCGGCCACGGCGGCGTCGCACTTCCTGCAGGTGCTGGTGACCGTCTCCCTGGCTCTGGTGCTGTTCAATCTCAACCCGCTGATCAAACTGGACGGCTACTACCTGCTCGTGGATTGGTTGCGGATGCCCAATCTGCGTGCCCGGGCCTTTGCCCACTGGCGGGGTATCCTTCGCCGCTGGATCATCGGCGGGGCCGATGTGGCATCACCGGCCGCACCGCGTGCACGGCGAATCTACTTCTGGTATGGCCTGTTCGCGGCCCTCTACACGACCGCGCTGGTCGGCGTGATACTCTACCATGCCACCCTTCTTGCATATGCTCACTGGGGCGGCGCCGGTGTCGTGATTCTGTATGCCCTCATCGGCATCCTCGCCTTCACGGCGCTCGCACCGTCGGGGTCAGCCACATCGGAAGATGACCGAGGAGCGGAAGTGACAACGCACCCACGACGTTCGCGCAAGCCGCTGTTCTTCTGGAGCACGCTCGTCGTCATCATCGTCCTGTCGGCGATCATCCGGCTGGAGCGACGTGTCGGCTCCGCCTGCGAGGTGGAGGCCGTCTCCCGCTACACGGTGACCTCGCCGACCGGCGGCACGCTCGAAGCGACATTGTATGTCGGCGGAACATCCGGGAATGGCCGGCCGACGACCCGACGGGAGCGCTCGGTGCTCCAGGCCACGACTTCGGAGTTCTCCGTCGTGGCCTATGACCTGCGCGTGCGCGAGGGCGACAGCGTCCATGTCGGCGACACGCTGGTGGTCATGTCTTCCAATCGGTACCGGGCACAACTGGCAACACGAATCGCCGAGCAGAATCGCACGCGCGCCGAGCTCAACCTGCTGTTCTCCGGTCCCAAGAAGGACGCGGTACTGGAGTTGCGGGCGCAACTGGCGGAGGCACAGGCGCAGTTGGAGAACCGGGAGCTGGAGTTGGAACGCGGCCGCAGAATGTACGAGCGCAATCTGATTTCCGAGGCCGAACTGCAGGCCAAGCGCGCCGACATGGAGAAGGCCAAGGCGCAAAAGGACGCCAAGAACTCCGCCCTGGCGCTTTTGATCTCGGAGCCGAAGGCGGAGGAAATCGCCGTGAAGGAGGCCGAGATCGCCGCCCTCGATTCCCAGATCGACTTCCTGCGCGCCCAGATTGCCGCCTCGACACTGATCGCTCCGATCGACGGGATTGTGACCCGCGTCGAGCGCACCGGCATCCTGGTGGAGGTCGCCGACCTCGATCCCGTCCGCCTGCAACTCTGGGTCGACGAGAACGACATCGCCGACGTCCGTGCCGGTGCCCCCGTGGCCCTGAAGGTCCGGCCGCTGCCGTTCACACAGTTTCGCGGCCGCGTCGCCGAGATCGCCGCCGATGCCGACACGATCGGCTCGCGCCGTCGCTTCCTTGTAACTACGGAGATTAGCAATCTCGAAAATATCCTCAAGCCGGGAATGAGCGGCTATGCCAAGATCGCCTGCGGCCGCCGTCCGATTCTCGCTCTTCTGGCCCGCCGCGTCATCCAGTTCTTCCGCGTGGAATTCTGGTCGTGGTGGTAG
- a CDS encoding carbon-nitrogen hydrolase family protein: MVICVAALQYPLGGPITLEDKLHLFRRRPDFVCLPEYFPVRAADRTLREAERCAAQRRAELARLSQELQCVVIGGSMPQATDGGYANTTTIFDRGEVAGSYQKVNPYGREEERGIVPGREYRVFVLGGVRIGVLICADVLSAEAFAAMHRLGAEVIFVPTVSPFRETDTITEKDRRDAEIFVAGAQKARAYVVKTCGVGTLFGGRLQGRSGIFAPWGILDRVNPDGEDRKMILAEHLDIEEIREFKRLMDPAGLADDLPHTLPALRPVRTPNHVDIGSP, encoded by the coding sequence ATGGTCATCTGCGTCGCCGCGCTGCAATACCCCCTGGGCGGGCCGATCACCCTGGAGGACAAGCTGCATCTGTTCCGGCGGCGGCCGGATTTCGTGTGTCTCCCCGAGTATTTCCCCGTCCGCGCGGCCGATCGCACGTTGCGCGAGGCCGAGCGCTGTGCGGCGCAACGCCGGGCCGAGCTGGCGCGATTGTCGCAGGAGTTACAGTGCGTGGTGATCGGCGGCTCGATGCCGCAAGCGACAGACGGCGGCTATGCGAACACGACGACGATCTTCGACCGTGGCGAAGTCGCCGGATCCTATCAGAAAGTGAATCCCTACGGCCGCGAAGAGGAACGCGGGATCGTCCCCGGCCGGGAATACCGCGTGTTCGTCCTCGGCGGCGTCCGCATCGGCGTCCTGATCTGCGCCGACGTCTTGTCCGCAGAGGCCTTCGCCGCCATGCATCGGCTCGGCGCCGAAGTAATCTTCGTGCCGACGGTGTCGCCGTTTCGTGAGACCGACACGATCACGGAGAAGGACCGCCGCGACGCCGAGATCTTCGTCGCCGGAGCCCAGAAAGCCCGCGCCTACGTGGTCAAGACCTGCGGTGTGGGCACGCTCTTCGGCGGACGGTTGCAGGGGCGCTCGGGGATATTCGCCCCATGGGGAATACTCGATCGCGTGAATCCCGACGGTGAAGATCGTAAGATGATCCTCGCGGAGCATCTGGACATCGAGGAGATTCGTGAGTTCAAGCGTCTGATGGACCCCGCCGGTCTGGCCGACGATCTGCCGCATACGCTCCCCGCCTTGCGGCCGGTGCGAACACCCAACCACGTGGACATTGGCTCACCCTGA
- a CDS encoding acyl-CoA dehydrogenase family protein, translated as MDFALSDEHAAIREVAREFTEKKLIPRADEFDRTGKMDFDLARQMGEAGFLGVIIPEAYGGAGLDTLAYAIVMEELGRGCTSHSTLVGAHNSLFGYPISEYGNEEQKRRYLPPVCSGEKFGAFSLTEPNAGSDAGGIETVATRNGDHYVLNGNKIFVSNGAFADYIIIMAKIDRRAGARSMTAFLVHKEMPGFSIGHIEEKMGLHASPTTELVLEDLRVPAENVLGKPGQGFRIALASLDCGRISVAANAVGLGQRAFELALKYSKERRQFGQPISSFQLVQAHLADMHCRLQSARYLVYHAAWTKDQGRDYTTEAATAKLVASEMATFVTHRAMQILGGYGYIREYEVERLYRDARITELFEGTSEIQRLVIARGLIKHG; from the coding sequence ATGGACTTTGCCCTGTCCGATGAACATGCGGCGATCCGCGAGGTCGCCCGCGAGTTCACCGAGAAGAAACTGATCCCGCGCGCCGATGAGTTCGACCGGACCGGGAAGATGGACTTCGATCTGGCCCGCCAGATGGGCGAGGCCGGCTTCCTCGGCGTGATCATACCCGAGGCATACGGCGGCGCCGGGCTGGACACGCTCGCCTATGCCATCGTGATGGAGGAGCTGGGACGCGGCTGCACGTCGCATTCCACGCTCGTCGGCGCGCACAATTCCCTGTTCGGGTATCCGATCTCAGAATACGGCAACGAAGAACAGAAACGCCGATATCTGCCGCCGGTCTGCTCCGGCGAGAAATTCGGCGCGTTTTCCCTGACCGAGCCGAATGCCGGTTCCGATGCGGGCGGCATCGAGACCGTGGCGACGCGCAATGGCGACCACTATGTCCTCAATGGTAACAAGATATTCGTCAGCAATGGTGCCTTCGCCGACTATATCATTATCATGGCCAAGATCGACCGCCGCGCCGGTGCCCGCAGCATGACCGCCTTCCTCGTGCACAAGGAGATGCCCGGCTTCTCCATTGGACACATCGAGGAGAAGATGGGTCTGCACGCCTCGCCGACGACCGAGTTGGTCCTGGAGGATCTGCGTGTTCCTGCCGAAAACGTCCTCGGCAAACCGGGCCAGGGATTCCGCATCGCTCTGGCATCGCTCGACTGCGGCCGCATTTCGGTGGCCGCCAATGCCGTAGGGCTCGGGCAACGCGCCTTCGAATTGGCCCTGAAATACTCAAAGGAACGGCGTCAATTCGGCCAGCCGATCAGCTCGTTCCAACTGGTGCAGGCGCATCTGGCCGACATGCACTGCCGTCTGCAGTCCGCCCGCTACCTGGTCTATCATGCGGCCTGGACCAAGGATCAGGGCCGCGATTACACGACCGAGGCCGCCACCGCCAAGCTCGTCGCCTCGGAGATGGCGACATTCGTGACCCACCGCGCCATGCAGATTCTCGGCGGGTATGGCTATATCCGCGAATACGAAGTCGAGCGGCTCTATCGCGACGCCCGCATCACCGAGTTGTTCGAAGGAACATCCGAGATCCAACGCCTCGTGATCGCGCGCGGGTTGATCAAGCATGGATGA
- a CDS encoding enoyl-CoA hydratase-related protein, with translation MADYETLLIDSAPPLATVTINRSAVLNALNDQTIAELDSAFAALSADATIRVVILTGAGPKAFVAGADIGELKACDVFRGITKITTGQALTKRIETSRLIVIAAINGFALGGGCELAMACDIRLAADTARLGQPEVNLGIIPGYGGTQRLPRLVGRGKAKQLILTGDMIGAAEAHRIGLVDEIYPAAELMDRAREMAQKIAAKGPIAVAIAKDAINRGMDIDLDSGLAYEATQFGVVCATEDKTEGCGAFLEKRPAQFKGK, from the coding sequence ATGGCTGACTATGAAACCCTGCTGATCGACAGCGCCCCGCCTCTGGCGACGGTCACGATCAACCGCTCCGCGGTGCTCAACGCACTCAATGATCAGACGATTGCGGAGCTCGACTCCGCCTTTGCGGCGTTGTCGGCCGACGCGACGATCCGCGTCGTCATTCTCACCGGCGCGGGTCCGAAGGCCTTTGTCGCCGGGGCCGACATCGGCGAGTTGAAGGCCTGTGATGTCTTCCGCGGCATCACCAAGATCACGACCGGCCAGGCGCTCACCAAGCGCATCGAAACCTCGCGCCTGATTGTGATCGCCGCCATCAATGGCTTCGCTCTGGGTGGCGGCTGTGAGCTGGCGATGGCCTGCGACATCCGTCTGGCCGCCGACACGGCGCGATTGGGCCAGCCCGAGGTGAACTTGGGAATCATCCCCGGCTATGGCGGCACACAACGGCTGCCGCGTCTGGTCGGACGGGGCAAGGCCAAGCAGTTGATTCTCACCGGCGATATGATTGGCGCCGCCGAGGCGCACCGCATCGGCCTGGTCGATGAGATCTACCCCGCCGCCGAGTTGATGGACCGGGCACGGGAGATGGCCCAGAAGATCGCCGCCAAGGGGCCGATCGCCGTTGCTATTGCCAAAGACGCCATCAATCGCGGCATGGACATCGATCTGGACAGCGGGCTGGCGTACGAGGCGACCCAGTTCGGCGTTGTGTGCGCGACCGAGGACAAGACCGAGGGGTGCGGGGCGTTCCTGGAAAAGCGGCCCGCGCAGTTCAAAGGAAAGTAA